TTTCAAAAgcctttcaatttttttagtataaaataatagttttttttttaatttttaaaatatattttcagacAATATTCCTACttataattacaaataattaaacATAATATCATCCATGTTGAAAAAAGTCatagaaattattttgtttaaatatatgttaattaaatattttttatcaatatatcacAGTTTTAAGATTTTGTcctacataatattttttttataatagttaaccttaatataaatattaatatttttaaaataaaatgtttaaaataaaaccCTTTTagctctctttcttccctttcttGTTTGGTGGTGCACGCTACCAATCTCAATCCAACAAGTAGCAGTTAGCAGTTGCTGGTAGCCTTCACTAACAGAAAACTTCCCTTTTCTTAATCTCACAGAATCACACACTTGTTCTGTTTCTACCGTTATGGCTCTTTCTTCAATatcttttctcttcttcttctcctcctTCATCTTCTCCGTCTCACACTCCATACCCTTCATTGTTATTCATGgtaattcttttttttcttttcagttttCCAATCTGTTTATATAACCAGTGTAGTCTTGTTGCTTATTGTCTTGATTGAACTTACTAGGGAGTTCAATTATCATTAATTTGTTGAGATTTTCATTTCATATTATGTCCTTGTTTGATGGGGTTGAGGAAAGTGTCTTCCTTTTGCTCAAGTGGGGATTCTAACGAATCAGtagatatttaaaaataaataaacttttttcattgtacactttttttccTACCCTATTTGTAGTTAATCAACTGTCTTAGATTACGTTTGAccaaaaatattgaaataaccTGATTCAGTTCGGAAAGATGCAGCATTgtattttggaatttttttgaaGTCTGATTTACCTGGTTGTGCTTGGATTCTAGTGTTGGTATATCATGTTTTTTAGTTGAATTATAGAGTACACTGATTCTTGATTGCAGGAATTGGGGATCAGTGCTCTAACCGCGGATTGAAAAAATTCACTCAGGAATTGAGCAGTTTTTCTGGTGTTGAAGGATACTGCATGTATGTTCGTATAACTTTTTGTATTAATTTCTTATAATCTTCCCTGGTCTATTTTTATCCTCTGAAAGTAGACTGTAACGTAATGTTGATTTCACAACTAATAAAGTTTCCCTATTTCTTCAGCGAGATTGGCAATGGATCATGGGATTCATGGTTTGTGTCTTTGAAAGAGCAGGTAATAGGTCAGAAGGATTTGCCGTATTGGAGGTATTGTCAGTAttgaatattttctaaattatcaTGTTTTCTGTGTCTGCAGGCTGAGATTGTTTGCGAAAAGGTGATAAAAGGATTTCTGCTATGTTGTGGTACTGATAACACTTCACATTTCTAGGCTTTTCAATTTAAACTTGCTACTCCACTTCCAACCATGTACAGGTGAAGCAAATGAAAGAATTGAAGGAAGGGTACAACATTGTTGGACTTTCCCAGGTAAAGCACGAGAGTTAggattttattcatttttcctCTTGTTATGTTCATGGAAAGTGGATTCATAGTGGGATGAGACTTTAGTTTTTGTAGTAGAGTGCAAAAGAGTGCTGGTTATGTCTCTATCATATTAGAAAGCATTTGATCATTGTAACATCACAAAATTAAAAGGAAAGATATTTGATGGCGTCAACAAAGTGAGGAATTTATATTGAGAGAACCATGTTCGTTTCTAGTAAAAACTGAAGTTGAGTAGAGTTTCTTAAGCTTTATTAAATTTCTAAACCATCCaatgaaattatataaattaccTTAGTCACCATTCAGCTTCATCAGTGATCTTCTTTTGAATGCCAAGATATTTGTATTCCTCTTTCTTTGCTGCATTACCACAAACCCTTGCAGTCAAAGCACATCCTTGACATAGTTGTGTCTGTGCTTTAAGGCTtgctttatgaaaaaaaaatgtcgtTTATTGTCAGCTGCAAAGGCTTGAACAAGGCAAGTCCCCTTGGCAAAATATATGGTGATTGGTGAAGATTATATTTTCACTTTATTCGTCGCgcttatgtatattttttagcATGTTTTCAAGAAGTTGTGATAACGTTTTAAACACCTCACATTGTTTATGTACTTATTTTACTGAAAAGAGTGATCGATATACTATTGGGGCAGATCACCAATAtccaatcttcatcttcattcttTTTTATTCATTCTTGAATTTCTCATCTTACAGGGCAATTTAATTGGTCGAGGCGTTGTGGAATTTTGTGAAGGAGGACCTCCAGTAAGAATCCACAAGTTTAGATGTGCAATTCTTTTTTCAATTCTCGTAACTTACTGTTTTATCTGTGTTTCTGCATATTCCACTGTTAATTGTACTTATACATTTTCATAATCAGAAATACACTAGAGAATTATTCGGTTTCCTGGAAATATTAATTAGGAAGTGTAGTCCATAATTGAGAGGCAATAACTCAAATTATAGGATTTTACCAGTTCTCTGTTTTAAAGTGAGGGATTCAGTTCAAAGAAAATAAGTGACTGGTACAAGAAAATGCAGAGATTATTTCTGACAAATTCATGGTTTGTTATACATTTGCACATGCATTTTTCCATTTACAATTGAAGCTTTCTTTTAACCTATGTAGTTTTAGTTTCATCTTTCATTGTTTCTAATTATGAGGATAGAAATAAAAATGCTATTCTTTTACTTTCAAAATGTTATTCATCTTTCGTTGTTTCAAAATAAGAAATGGAAAAGCTATTCATGTTCTTTCAAAATGTATCAATTTAGTTCCTTCTTATtgttcttctcttctttcttgcATCTTTGTAAGTATTCCTCTTTCTCCCTCTCTcagtattcttcttcttctctgtaTATTTAGTCTCTATAAAATCCCATCCTTGTCAACTTATTCATGggatttcttctttcttatttttgaaACAGGTGAAAAACTTCGTCTCTTTAGGAGGCCCTCATGCTGGCACCGCTTCAGTTCCCCTGTGTGGTGTGAGTATCattgtgtttttttctttccttaattttttatatcatgaAAGAGTGaaacaatataaattttaatctttttgtaGAGTgttatcaaataaaattttaaaactcttgcattttgttttgttttatatccACATATATGCACTCCTTCCTTTTACAGCGTACTTTAGGTTCACTATTTAGGTAATGCCCCATGTTATGGTTGTCTGCAACATATTACAACATTTAACTTGATGTCATGTCTCTGAAGATGATTGGTCATGGTGCTAATATCTGCAAAAGAACAAATTAgaaaaattcaatatatatattaagctTCTATTTTGCCTAGTTCTAATGATTTTTTATGGTGTTGTTTCAACAGTCAGGTATCTTTTGTATTCTTGCAGACCAACTCATCAAAGGAGAGGTTTACAGTAGCTATATTCAAGTATTATTCATTTCCATCTTTTATCTGATCTTTACTCTCTCTTCATTTTacagtattttcctttttttgatATATTTTGTAGCATATTATGGTGCACTTTTACTCATTGTCTCATTATATTGGCATAGCATTAATTTTCTTGCACACTTTACTCTCTGACCtacttcaatttttaaaatattgcaGGAACACTTGGCTCCTAGTGGATATCTTAAATTACCGAATGTGAGTTAGACTCAGCTAAATAGTTTAGAAGATGACTTATTTATTTGTCTAACAGTGCAAATTGAGTAATAAAAGTCATCCTTGGTAGTTACTTTGCTTAGGTCCTTGTTTTTACTCACTATTAATTACACAATAATTCCTTTTTATGTATCTTAGTTATTCATTTGCTCTAAATTTTCTCAAAACCATGAAATGGTATAAATTTTGATTTCAGGCCATACCTGATTATTTGGAGAACTGTAGATTTCTTCCAGTGCTTAACAATGAAATACCAGATAAGAGAAATTCCACTTACAAGGAAAGATTTAGTAGCTTGCAGAATTTGGTACTCATCATGGTAAGTCCTTTAAAATCACTTTTGTTGATTTGATATTATGAGTAGAATATTTGATATTATCTTGTTATGTTATACACATTAACAGTTTGAGCACGACACTGTTTTAATACCAAAGGAAACTTCCTGGTTTGGATATTACCCAGATGGCTACTTCAACCCGATTTTACCACCACAATCAGTATGATCCTTAATCCAATTTCGATTTTTTATATCCTGTACTTTGGAAGTCATATTACATCAAATAAGCAAAAAATAACTAGGTGACACCTTTGTCAAACAAGCTTTGGTGCAAGGCTTCTTACTATAATAGACctattgattttgttttattctattaatCTGTTTCACAGACACAACTCTACATTGAGGATTGGATAGGCTTAAGAACTCTAGATGAAGCTGGTAAGGTTCACTTCATTAGTGTTCCAGGAAAGCATCTTGGAATCTCCGAACCGGATATGAAAAAGTATGTAGTGCCATATTTGAAGGGTCAAACATCCCTAGAAGCTAGGTTCAGCATGAGAGGAGTTAATCAGAAAGTTATTCAAAGCAACATGATGGAGGTAGAAGAACCATCAACCACTCCATTACTTGATGGCTCATTATCATATTCCTGGCCTGCACCATTCAAGACTTTCATTGGTGAATTTATTGGCATTAACCAAGAGGAATCTACATAAAGGAAACAACCACATTACACTTCATTGTTAAACTAAGTCTATTCAATTGAACAAAAATGTGTGTGGATGGTGACTGATTAAAAAAGTTGCATCATATTAGCATAAGAGTATCATATGTTGACATTAGTTTAGGGCTGTTCCTTCCTCCACTCTTACATTCTTTGAAATATCCAAATTACCCTTCACAGTTTTGGATGATTCTAGAATAGGAGTGTTTCATAAGcaaaatatgtttttggaaTAAGAAATTCAGAAGGCAAAAATTATTCTAGAATATTCTTTTctgaacacatttttttaacttttagaaTGGTAAATTCAGAATTCATAAAATGTGTTTAGAAAATTTCGAAAAgaataatccggaagtcatttttaagAAGGGTAAAACAGTTTTTTCAAAAAATgatgggtgcaggaagaaacatctttaatttagtcatagAAGCTGGACCCAAATAATTTTTGGTTTAATGAGGAGGTTATGATTAGATTAACTTGGATCCAACCACTAAATCTAAGACCCATTTTGGGGTGggtgtttttctttttacccaaagtattttttttgtttcgtCTCCCATTCAATTTGGAACTGATATTACAgaatgtaaaaatatatatgtttcagaaaaaaagatttcaaaataaatagaaatcaCCCAATAAATATGTTGAGTGCAGAAAGTTAGATTTACCATTTTTGTTATGgtctttaatttctttaaaaaactaACCAAAATCTCCTTTCGTTCATAATGCAGAGCTGATCCAAATTAAACTAGTTACTATGACATCcgttatataatttaaaaagttttaatccttttttaacaaatatagGTAAATTAGTTTGCATTTTGTTAACTATCTAGGTGAACTAATATAGTGATGTAATTTAAGTAAATGAatcattttttaagttttatgcATGGCATTTAATAGCACGTTGAAAATGAATAAGTAATACAAATGCATATCCAGATTCAGCACTAAAACTTGcataatcaaattttaaaatgtatatagTTCTGATTTTAAAAAGTTCTATTAAACTTTTCCTGGGACAACTTTCGACAACTAACAAACTCTTTTGTAAACTAATTTTCATAGATGGATACTTTTGAAAGtttaaagcaaaaaaaaaaattaaagactaAATCATACATGTAATTCAATACTCGTTTTGCTTTATTTGAACCAAATTCACATTAACATTTGTTAGTCATAATAAAAGGGTATTAAACCACTTAATAATGTGATTTTCAGTTTGAGATGGGATAATTTGATGTGATAACCCAATATTTTTGGAAGGGTTTCTACTTTCCTACTTACTCCAATTTTAATTCCACACATactatatattatttgtttgaCATCTAATGAGTAAAATTATCACAGTGTATGTATGgttcaatttttttgtttcatcTTCTACTACTAAGTATATACGTTTTTTGCATTTTTGTGTCATATATCAGGGTTTTGGGTAAAAGATTCATTCATTGGGACCAAATATATCATCACAAGCAATAATTTCAATGCTTATTGTGTGTTAagttaatatctaaaataagtCTTCTCAATAAACATGTTTTCATAACCTCAATTGACAAAGGTACAATTGAAGAACTCTTTGTGTCTGCAAAAGTAAGCACACATATATATATGGTGATGCATGAAAGAGGTTATATATGTTAGGGAAATGAGTGAAAGTATAATAAGGATATCCAAACTTTGAAACCACTTTAACTCTTAACTCTCTTACCACCAATATAAAAAGCTCTTGGAAATTTATAGATATTCTCCTACCACACCAACAGCAATAAGTTGTAAGCAAAAGTTTTTGTAAAGCAAATAAGCAACTAATCTGTATCTATAATATGCATTAAGCAGAGCAcgttttactaaaaaaaaaaaagcttccCCAATTGGTCACTAAATCTGGAGAGTAGGGGACACACTGCAAATAGACTACCTGTTTATGCATTATTTAAAGCAAGAGGGTGGCCCTCTCATGCTCTCAACAAGCCACCAACTATATATCTTTCCTATTATTTTGGGACCTCTCCATCCATCATAGTTGAATTTCAAGACAAATTTCATGAAGAACGCTaagaataaatattaaaagGGGTGTTAAGAGattaaaattcatttcttaatagagttatttagattctattactaagaagtgaactttaagcttaactcaatctCACAAAGCAGCTTATAAGGTGAAGTTTGCACCCAGTTATATATTATGATAATGTTataatctttagtcgatgtaggatctccaacacacttcTCACGCCAAGAGTGATAGCTCATGCGCGGACAATATATTATGAGTGATCCGATAACGGTCCAATAGCAAATAGCATGATAAGTCCACAAAACACTCACTAAGATAGGgtttaaatgactctgataccatattaagaagtgaacttaaACCTCACTCAACCTCAAAACCGGCTtataaagtgaggtttgcacctagttatatactatgaaattctctaatatctagttgatgtgaaatctccaacatcttttttaatgaaaattcgTTGGAtctattaaattatatattatccGTATATATTTTCACGTATTTGTTAGTCTCAAtctaaaaaactataaaatcatatataaaaaaatacaagataAATACATTTAATCATATATAAATGGATGTaagttaatattataaattaatttaataaaattaaattaaacttatttCTTGAAAAAAGTAGTCGTAGACAGTATATGCTAATACTAATTACATTGGAACCTTTGATGATTTGAAGAATGAGGAAGCGAAATGATTGGGTTAATGCGAGGCAACGTTGATGCTACATCGAATAAAGAAATGATCTACCCCAGATcatgaaatttataaataatcatTGCACCATCATGTGCTATAATACACACAATATTCTCTGCTGTTCCTCcatttttaaatgcaattagCTTTAACACCCGCAAGGATCAAATCATGCTTTAACCAAACACATCCCTTTCTTATTTTCGACTATACCCTCTGTGAAGGCTTTTTATGATTAAGCAGTGCACGTGCAAAGCAACATGAAGTGAATCATGGATTAACGATATAACCCTCCAATTAAATGAATCATTTAACCGTTAATCACATGATTACCAGCTCAGGCACTCACATGGCCACGTCTTTAAGATGCATTAAAATGTATTATGATAAACCAAGTTGCCTCTGCAAATGTTCCTCGAAGTGGTCTTGCACATGCACGTGTGGAGATCACACAATCTAAGACTTAAAACTCACAGTGCTTCTAGTTAAGAAAGTGCCACGaaggtagttttttttttttccataacaGCTCAATAGCGGGTGGCTTGATAAGATCAATAAACACTAATTAATATAGGTTCAAAATGGTTTTGATATTAAGAAGTaggctttaagcctaactcatcTCATAAAACCAGTTTATGAGATGAGAttttgtacccaattatatataataaaatatattaatttctaGTCAAGGTAGAATCTCtaacatttataataatattcattattgataaggttttttttatctaggaacattattttatgaaaatactttttaaacaCATTTATACTAGGACATACTTTTTCTATTATTAGTTTAATACACATAGTTAATAGTATAAGATAAAATTGAAAGAATAGTTTTAAAGAAAAGTACACGTGGGATACACATTCTACACGTGCGCTTCGGTTTCCGTCGGCAGCAGTTGGACATGGAAATTGGTGAGAGAAGTAGGATCCATGTGGGTTTACTCACAACTCGAGGTTTGAAGGACATGCACAACATTGTTTTTGCAACCATGCAACACAgttaactttcttttcatttttaattctcCATCATAAACCCTTTTCCTTTTACCCTatcattaacattttttttatgccCAGAATATAACACCTTTCATTTCTTATTAAACTTACAATCATAGTTTTGATTTATAACAgaaaattatttgtttgttttctttaatgttTTTATGTTATTGTGTGGTTGAAAAGATTTTGTTTTCAATTGTATTTTTGAGTTTTTTCGATGTTAGTTTTAGATTTTGATTATTGATTTTCGATCGGAATgtgaatgatatatatataaaagtaagtTAGTATTTAATAGATGAGAATAGTAAATATTATTCAATATGTATTTTGATTTGACATTGATCAACAAAATTTAGATATGTGATGGGTTCTTGTGTTGATGGATCCAAATTAGCACGAATATCACAATTAATCTTAATATTAATTTGACATTGAGTATGAATTTTATGTAAAATTCATGTTTAAAAGAACTACAAGACAGTCATTGAATAGAAACCAATcttagagaaaaaataataataattaattgctataatgactaaattagagagttttggtagcaaaaaccttggtagctaattagataccaatttagaaactatttaaca
The sequence above is a segment of the Phaseolus vulgaris cultivar G19833 chromosome 2, P. vulgaris v2.0, whole genome shotgun sequence genome. Coding sequences within it:
- the LOC137810477 gene encoding uncharacterized protein: MALSSISFLFFFSSFIFSVSHSIPFIVIHGIGDQCSNRGLKKFTQELSSFSGVEGYCIEIGNGSWDSWFVSLKEQAEIVCEKVKQMKELKEGYNIVGLSQGNLIGRGVVEFCEGGPPVKNFVSLGGPHAGTASVPLCGSGIFCILADQLIKGEVYSSYIQEHLAPSGYLKLPNAIPDYLENCRFLPVLNNEIPDKRNSTYKERFSSLQNLVLIMFEHDTVLIPKETSWFGYYPDGYFNPILPPQSTQLYIEDWIGLRTLDEAGKVHFISVPGKHLGISEPDMKKYVVPYLKGQTSLEARFSMRGVNQKVIQSNMMEVEEPSTTPLLDGSLSYSWPAPFKTFIGEFIGINQEEST